The Diadema setosum chromosome 8, eeDiaSeto1, whole genome shotgun sequence genome includes the window gattaAGTTGTATTCTCctgtattcttttatttattattttgttgtcttcaacccactttgaatgtgtcacgtatgattcttataaacatgggaacatTCACTCCATGTAACTGAtaggacttataacaaattgacataattattcaatcatcactagacagttctgttataagatgttctttatctaactaaaattgtaaattatgatacgtgtatgttcccatgcaaactcacaacaaaatacagaaatttgatttcttttaataacaattcattatgtctctaaatttacaattaaagaaagtgattgcaataaggatgtcaaacattgtatattaaaataatagattattcatttgtctccatccgtagtaacgcacgcaactgcagtgtgcagtttgtaggctgctgggaaaaaaaaaaaaatcacaggcagcccaagcaggattcgaacccacgacctctggattactagaccagcgtcataaccactagaccaccggagTGCCCTGGCGCTACCtttacacatgaataattaagtatagaagggcttgggggcgcttcgaagtttACTGCTCTTactaaatatgtacatgtcatttgcaactcaactaaagatgattaaatacactgaaattcttactttaaatgatattcataatctgtttttttttttctttaatagcttgggatgtacactttatacactgtatcggtctacatttcgcctacaatatggaattctttacttcgagatgtttgtttttaacaaaccaaaaattaagagtcctttaaaggtgctgtaaaacagtggtgtttgtttgtttgtttgtttgttttttggtggggggggggagtcaaattagccttggcccctctccgccgtctttttttttcctttagctgcatttttttttttagtcatcacatgaaaattcgtctgcatccaccctgtagttttgctgatgacctttctttttaattattttagccacacacaattttggctgaatttccccacccctcttgtgaatttgctagtacatgtactaaaacacattctcataatgtgtttatagtactggtggattaaggattcacagggaggggggggggtcggccaaaatttctcttttctcatatgtaacaagcctacggggcgaaaggctgatattatgggctttctacacacatgtttagatgctaattattggttaacatgagcatgatcatttatgttgtgattaatttgtttccttatatatgtatgacttctattagagacttaattggcttggcactccttacatcgaccaattttagacacccatttccctctctcgtgctttttctctactgtcctgtgaatagtgtaactacatgtacatgcagtacctcttctcttatgtatgatatacatcaagtttttatctgagcatatgggtgttgcagcactctcaagcttcatgcatatgcagcaacatctttgtgtgttcatatatgcttgatatattaatttgagaatgttattctttctcttgtatatgttccgtccgcactctatagatgtaaatgtacgatgtaagatttggtgtgcatgttcgaactgtgttcctctttttgtgaacacacaagaactgatataataatgaacttgaattacacatattcttgaatcttgattccatctccatttgccattagatatGTATcgatttatggagctcttccgcaattgttatccttcccattgtcattactcatctctgaataattcaaatttgatattttattgaggacctatgtttcttcgattacataatgtacctcttcaatatattgctgcaaaaggcataataaaacatgaccattattatatatttaaaatgaagcttgaaattctgatagtgttgatatttatgtatttttaggagtttatcagtttcgaagagtgcatgcaggatgagttttatgtttttatatgatcaggtgcagctatcatagaatctgttgagcaggaaagagaaagatgaaaaatgaggaattatgagtgaattcgcatgcgagccaaatgacaataatgacactgataaaaactgtgacaaagtaaatgtcacaaatataatgtggaataataagaaataaagaaattaatatattatttcagagaaagaaataacagagtgcatgcatgagtatgaaagatgagtaaatacaAGTAATTATTACTGACTGGCACGTCTTTTTCCCAAGATTTggcggtatccttcatcttagaacaaacattcataattattatgaaagaagtgaactgaatttgaattaaaaataatgtgaaaaaatgaaaaagtaagttaattaagtaaagaaaaacagtaaaaagtaaaaaatatgaaacacagtatacagagtacatgtattaccaaatgaTAGATGTCCAAATGCAAAAGtgttaaataataatatatccacaaaaaaaggggggggggcaaagaaatctttggaacgATCAACCACAGCTATAATAACAATACATGCGTgtactaaatgaagatgaaaacaatgacaacactctttagaacaattaagagaaactggcttgtatttatcatcttaattatcactaaatgtattgtaatcatcacaacaatcattacatgacaattaatttcaattaataaggttattgttgataagcaggtatagccctaatagtatttgtatgtaaacacatacggaaatgaaatagcgacggttcgtaaatacacgcgtattgcacgttacctattgtacaggccctacagcgcgggtctcacgaaccggcgtaatacaacttacgtcggttcgtgagacccgcgcttaagtacataacctatggtgcgcgcaagaaacgatggatttacgaaccgacgcagtgagtttgaagacagaaatatcgtaatttttttgaattcacactaaaattacactatggataggaagaacaacttccactctcatcaccctgtcaaaattttcacacacaagacaagaaaagtcattgaaaacgttgtctaaaacttgtgagatctttaaacgcgattttctcagaattgcattttcgctcaaaaacgaaatagcgtcggttcgtgaaaacgccgacgacctatggtgcgcgcaagagacgatggatttacgaaccgacgcagtgagtttgaagacagaaatatcgtgAATTTTTTggattcacactaaaattacactatggataggaagaacaacttccactctcatcaccctgtcaaaattttcacacacaagacaggaaaagtcattgaaaacgttgcctaaaacttgtgagatctttaaacgcgattttctcagaattgcattttcgctcaaaaacgaaatagcgtcggttcgtgaaaacgccgacgacatcattgaaagtttgaggaaaatcggacaatccgttcaaaagttatgaatttttgaagtttatgtgcagtcaccgctggatgagaagactactgcagtgtatgatgtcacatgcgtacaacaatataaggaaaatataaagagaatttcacaaaatttcatcttttgaaaaaagtacacattcccttgactcgttactgacgacatattatgttatgggtaatattattcccattgcctttagaaagaagtcaagtgctcttttattatgcgaaaaaagtgaaaatatgtttaattttctttacgttttctttatactgctgtacccatatgacatcacgagcctaagtagtctcctcatccatcggttccaacacaaaagttttaaaaattcataacttttgcatcgattgtccaattttcctcaaactttcactgatgtgttctactaatatcgctgcattctctcaatccttatgttaatgaaggtgaacttgtcctttaactcaaAGTTAAGAAACACTGTGTGACCGTAACTaatgaaatatttgtaattCCAGGAAAGAATATCCAAATGATTGACATTTCTTCCAAGTTTCTATCCCACCTCAAATTTATGGGATGACATTGAACGAGCAACGCCTGTTTTATACATGAATTGCAGTACTGCATTCAAACAACTTtgaaatcataattattgtgaaTGGATGTGGCTACAGAGCACTTGCCTCGcgcacacaaaaataaaagggtGGTGTACATGGAACATACAGTGCATATGTTggtttggtgtttttgtttttgttttttgctactACTAGTGTGGAGAAGTCTGGCATGTTGCAGCATTTTTAGAGAGTTGCTgacctttcctttcctttcctttcctttcctctcatctgtgaaacgaaaataaaaaaataaatgtgcgGGATGGGCTgattattttaatttcttttgctCAAATGCTGAACGACGTCTTCCATCATTCGAGTGGGAAAAAATCCAATATGACCTACTATTTCATTTATACTCTTCAAAAACTTGCATCGTATGTATCTTTTAAATTATTTAACAGGCTGTATTCAAAGCCATGTTGGCATGTTGGCATTATACTCTCAAATATATGAGAACGTGAGTTTTAATCAGAATGATGCCTTTCCCTTTTTATGTCAGGCTCTCTATTACGAGACATCAGAAATTTTGAGCAACAGCACCTTTCTCTATATCCTTTTCTTCAATTCATGCGGAGGGAAAGCGCCCTCAACCTCCTGCAGTTTTGCTCGACAGTTGGTCTGAATCCCCAACTCTGGACATATTGGCACAGCATTCAATATCTCCTACTGTACTGTTAAGTTGTTAAAACGagaaattttcgcgtgcatgttaattttgcgaattttacgTGTGTCAAGATTCAGGAAGTGataatgcacgcaaaagttcttgtctacacgatatgaatgccagtggcaatttcaTGCTGCAGATATTTCCGGTTAACAGTATGTCAGTTTAATAGTAAACCTTCCCAAAAACGAAAAACATGTAATTCATTTGATATCtttatacatatctatcttCTCTGTGCAAAGTTATTTACGATGTAGATATGAATTGCCAGTATGTCATAAGCTTTCTGTTGATCCCGTAAGTTAGCTCCTCCGGAGTAACAACGTGCCTCAGTTCAACAGAAAAGCCAAGGTGGCATATTTGGGATTAGGGGATTAGGTAACCTTTAAAAAGCAAGAAATTCCACCCCTTTCTACAGATTCAAGCTTTTTAGACCCAACCATGCAAGTGGCATTCTTGAAAAAACCTCGGATCAAAGTGTTCTTTTCATCTTCATTCAGATTGATTCTTTCTGAATGTCATCACTGATTCTAGACGATTTTAATCGGAGATGCCTTGTGCCCGATATGACTGACCAGCAGAAAAGAGACCTTCACCTTGAGGCCAAGGAGCTCTACAATCTCTACTTTGACCCACGACCAAGAATAGACAGCATCAACTTTGACAAAGAAATTGCAGATGCAGTCTGGAATACTAAGATCTGTCTTTAtcgtgtgtgtatttgtttgattAAGACACATCACAGTTTGGGAGAATCACATCCCAGAATTACTGTGTAGAAATTATTCATATTAAAATGGATACCAACAATCTGTTTCTTATTTATAATGATAAACCTTTTGGGGAAAGAAGAAGTTATATAAAAAGTGTTCCTTTTCTAATGACCATCTGTTGATATTGAAATatgttacatttatgaaagtACATCTTTTTGTCAGTTGTAATCCCTTGTATGTTCCTATGTATTGCGCATAAAAGGAAGAAACAAACCAACTAGGGAACTATTGTTTGTGCACATTATAAATGAATCTGGTACTTCTTTTGAATTTTTACAGCCCATGTGGAAAATGAGGGTAGTCATGCGATTCATCCTGTATTTTTGCACAAATGAACTATCCTTTAATGTATAATAGAATATATTATCAAAACAAGCATCGCTTCATCAGCATTTCTTCCATTTCTAGAATTTATATATTTATGGAATGCGTGTTAATTGCATGCTCTTGAATTTTGCAGTTTGCTGTACGATGTGATGTTGATATATTGTACACTTATCTTCGATAAAGTGCCATTActgtatgtttctgttggaaaggGAAGAAATGAATTGACAAATGAATCATCCTTATGCCGAAGAGGAGTATCAGCGtagtagtattttttttcaagtgaaattcatgatttcaaTAATTCTCAATGAAAATTACATCAAGCATAATATCTACATATGATATCCTGCTtggacaaaacaacaacaacaatcaaaaaATACGAACGTATACTATAACGTTCAGTTAAGTAAAATTTAACTCGGTCTAGTGAAAGAAATATACGGTGGGACATACTTAAAAGAAAGTTTTCTTAGGTCCCAATAGAGATCGGATACAACTTTGGAACAAACTAACGAAAAGGAATTGACAATAATACTTGGAGTAATTCCAAATGCATACTTCCCAAATACTAGCATaagagaacaaaataaagcacattgatactacatgtattgtCACGCTACAGGTTATCAATGGTTTTCATGGTAGCAATATTCAAACGATAATTCGTCTGAAGTATTTTAGAAGTGAGATTAGGGCATTTCAGAACTATTAAGGTGCTCAAAAGATGCAAGGAAAATACTTTAAAAACATAAACTGATAATTGAAGAGAATGAAAGTGAACGGTTGAATATTTGATCTAATAGCTTAGCAGAGTTATGTAGGTTTTATAATTTCTtaagatataaatgaaaatttcaaaagaCGAGTTTGCATTTCTTTGATTATGAACACATGACGTGTCAACTGACTTCAGTCCCTCCCTAAGTATATCAGGATTAGTCAATCACACATATCATGGAAAGTAGAGTTTGTGGGTTGGAATTTTTTATTGAGAAATTATTATACGTGCACATATAACAGGTAAATAATATTATAAAGGTCTGAAATTACAATATCGGATATGAAATGAGAGGATAGTTATTAACATATACTTATATATCATCGATGACAGTAAAAGTATTGGATATTCTAGTACATGTATAGGTTTAATAATAAAAGGAATAACGGATTTCACAACGTAGGGTTCAAGAAAATTTGATCAATTAGAATACCATTTATTAGTGAagaattgagcaaagaaaatgggattccatttccattttcataGCTATGAAAGGAGATGTAAATTGAAGTCAGCCATGACGACGCATGTCATGGCATAGTAATTATCAGAAAGAAAACGGTGAAGTAGCGCAACAAATTAGATATGGTTGGATGTGTTGCTATATAAAGATTTTCCCAAGGATTGAAATACCTTTTACTCCAGTTATAGCCTCAATAAAAATGCTCTCAAGACATTCTGATATAATGATATTCCTTTCACAATTCATAATCGAAACTTGTTGCTACAACGTAAAAGCCTACACCGCCACCTCTTTCACCAATCCTTTAGTTGTAATTAGTTAAAATCCATCGATAATAAGGTACGAAGAAGATAACGTTTCCTTAGCCAGGTCTCACTTCTGATGATAACATTACGTGATATTTACGTAATTGATCGCCAATTTTCTTCTCCGTTCTGATATAGTAATGGGAGacaaaaatatcatttatagGTTGTGAATGAAATAGAGAAATTACATCCTTTTCCATGTGGTAATGTGTCAATAATTTTTGATTTGTAGAATACAATTTGagataaaaatcaaatttcgaTTCTTGGGTTTCTGATTTTAAAGATGTAACAGTAAAAGGAATTATAACTTTCTTAGCAGTCGAAAGTTTTAACAGCGGATTTCCAACTGGATGATCATCTACTCggttgctgttgtttgtttgttttttttttagaacagtGAAGAAAATCCTATTTGTTGGTTCATcccaaatttatttattgcgtTTTTCATTCCTACGGACCTCTTTCACCATGTTCACTTCAGTCTTAAGCATCTTTCCCAAGTTGATGAATGGGAATTCTAGAAGGAGACACATGGCGAGGGTGCAAAAGTAGCTCAGCGAGATGAATGCTGCACTCCAGATGATCTGGAAAGACACGAAGAGTGAAAAATCAAACTTACATGAATTTCAATACGTTATGTAATGCTCATCGATTTTCAGATTCTTAGAAATAAATCAATCCACTGATGGAGTCTATTTCCTTAACGTTTTCTTCAAGGAGTTTGTCATTTCCAGTAAAAATAACAATTGCCAATATATGGACTGCTGTtataaatctatctatctatctatctattataaTACTCACGTAGTTGAAGATAGACAAGTGGATTGGTGTGGCTGAGCCGTACGCATACACCTGTTGAATAACAGGATGCAGAAGGTATGTGGAGTATGTAAGCCGGCTAAGAGGTGTCCAAAATCGCCAGGACAGAAAGTCGTTGACCACTCCTGTAGAAAAACATTTCTTAAACAAAACTTAACATGAACTAGACAGGATAAACCCGCATATATACGCAGAAAGGCGTCTACAGACAAATTGTCGTAGTTTCGAActtttcagtcaattttcagtGTAGCTTTGAGCTGTTCAGGTGCAATTGCAATTAACTTTCAACTAAATACAGAACGTGGAAGGTTAGgggaaaagaaatgatagcATGAAAAACCAATCATTTTACTCTATATCAACAGGTTAAAAAGAAGatttacaaaatacattgtgCCATCGCTGCTTCGCACATGTAAtctgcagaagaaaaaaaaaaaagaggggaaatgCATTTCACAGACAGCTCATACATTTTACCAATGGTGGGTTTGCAAATCCTCATTctaattccattaaaaaaaatagtcgAGTAAACCTATCAAGACCAAACATCTCCGATCCACTTAGCTTCATCTTTTTGCCCACTTATTATGTCCAAGAATAACACTATTCATTGAAATACACAACGTGGCTTAGATGTAGCTATGTCTAAAATAATTTGCACTATATAAAGACATAATATTATTTCTGCTCACCGCCGTATCCATAGTGACAGGCAAATATGATCCACGCAACGGAGAGGGCGAAAATGAATCTGGAGAAGGTGATGTACATGACACTGGCCGCTAAACTCATAGTCGACGCACCACGGTAGACATTGTAGAGACCGTAGATCACCACCATGTACAGTATTATAGCAGTGATCCACCCACCAGCTACAACAACCTGAAAATCGGTTTATTTCACTGATgcttcaaacaaaataatttctctaacatttagacagtttaatcttattgggtgttatcaatgcaaaaatctgattgcaATTTCTTTGGGACATACATGGTACATGACATTCGCAGCTATACTCGGTATTGACGCACCACGGTACACATCGTAGAGACCGTAGATCATCACCAGGTAAAGTATGACGGCAGTGACCATTCCACCAGCTACAACAGCCTGAAAATCGGTTCGACATACACTGATGCTTCAAATAAAATAATTTCTCCAACTTATAAAGGCATGACACCAACAGTAGTATACCAATAAGATTGAAGATTTTATCACGAATACGGGATTGCAGAAATAAAATGCGAGACATTCCATAAATCCCCCTTGGgaaaatttttttaattttgaaaaaaatatggcaCGGAATCACGGTTGACATTTTTGCATAATTTACTAGGGGACAGGAGAACCAACATGTTCTTAATATATATCCATTGTCGGATCTATATTCAgagtgaaattgaaattttgttccTTTCCAGTAAGTATCAACCACAGTGTGTGATATTTCGTTTGGCTAGGAATGTCTCACACGAACAtgagaagcaaaacaaaatgataacatgTGAACAATGTAAGAACATCGGTTCGCATGGTAATGAACAAGAAATTAAAACTCTGTGTCATGGTCCGTATGTCATATGGTCcatattttgtctttattttagTTATGGGTGCACCGAATTCATGTATACGCATAAAATATGTCCAATGTGGGTATTATTTACCTAACGAATTCAATTCAGAATCTACTAGTGCTGGGATGAACATTCTCTCAGTGTATTAGACGTCGATGTTCGTAgtcttttaagaaaaaaaaaattatgcaattACTGCTGTTTGCGATAAACAAGAGATTTTCGGTTATTTGGTGTTATAGAAACATGGCTTTCCGTACAATACCTCCCCCTTGCATATCATTGATGGATATTCTCTTGTCCGTTCTGATGCGGACCGAGGAGGCGTAGTCGCCTTCTTCCTATTACACTCGTTATCGTTTAAAGTAAGGTCTGATTTGATATACaatggaaatgaatttgattgcacatttgttgaaattgaTATGTATAATagaacaaatacatgtataatgatctgTGTGATATAAAGTCCCCCTAACACAGATGGTAGTTTTTTGAGATAACTTTTATGGTTTATTAGAGCTGATTAATCAAGGAAACAAAGATGTCTATTTGATGGGCGATTTTAACATAGATctattgaataaagaaaatatctgTCAGAATAAACTTTGCAAaattttgaaagcattttttgtttttgttttttgttatatatcacAACTGATTATCCTTCGGTAATTACGGGCAAATCATCAGCATtacttgataatattttttactAATATTGACACAGATTATTCgaaatctgttttgtttttgtttgtttttttttttttgttttttgttatatatcacAACTGATTATCCATCGGTAATTACGGGCAAATCATCAGCATtacttgataatattttttactAATATTGACACAGATTATTcgaaatctgtttttttttttttgttgttgttgataaagtGATGTGGCAGAAGCGTAAATTCACATTAGAAAATACAATTATTACTCACCGATGATTTGATAACGGAATCAGGGGATGATATAATAGGGCTTACTCTGCGCAGAGCCAAATATTGCTTTTGATACGTTTTGGAAcatattatttctttcttattcttACAAACATACCCCcacaattgaaaacaaaattaataacaaaattaaaaatccGTGGATAACAAAGCGATGTTTGAATGAATAGAAATACACTGACACAAATTATTAGGCTTTTCTGCAGAGTGTATTGTACGGAAACTTTTGAAAATTCTATTGGAAATAATTATGTCAGCCACTTGGAAGGATATTGATGAGATCATTTGTAAACAAAAGGtgtcaacatttcaaattcTGGATGACGGACACACGCTCAGTAATCCTAGAgaagtagcattttttttttatgagtacTTTGTTAATGTATGCCCTATTCTATCTTCAAAAATCGATCCTACACAAACAGACCTCTTACAGTACAAGTGTATTTATAAGCGCTTCAAATGATGATTCATTACTTGTTATATCAAAAGATTAGTGAGATCCTTGACATTGTACATTCCTTATTAAAAACAAAGTTATACAAATGGTATTGATGAAGTGAGCAGTCTCTCTTAAAACAAATTATTGGTAGTATAATAACACCTTTAttgcatatttttaatttgtcgCTATCAACTGGCAAATTTTCGTACGtataaaattgcaaaagttaatCCAATATAAAAAAGTATGACTCCTCTCTTGTCTCGCAATTACCGTCCTATATCTATATCCTTTTTGGTCTTTCTAAGGTCATAGGGCTTGTTTATATACCACAGACTGTATGCTTCTTTTGATAATCTTTATCAAACATCATTCATCGTTATCTTTTATTTGGACCATATTTTAGAATACAgacgaaaaacaaaataacaataacgtTAACAGAATGTTTGTTTCCTATGGTCATGGTTTGGTTTAACTGTAGGTTTGGTGTATTagcaaacatcaaaacaaagcagCCGGCTTCAAGAGGTCGATTTAAGAGTGAAAATGCACGAAAACAGGTAGATTTCTGCAAAAATGCACAAAAGTGGAGTATTTTTCAACCGACGAAATACAACAAATAGGAGTGGAATGGTAAAACAAGCAATACATCTGAATTGCAGGTATAGAGTTAATGTATagtaaaataaaataacaggCAGTAACTGGCAATGTATAACATCTTTGCTTTTTTCATATGGCATGTGTGGATATAGAATGGAATGACTTTCTGAGGGCGCTTGGGTAAAGGGATACCTCGTGGTAGACTATTACTTTGAAATAGAGGTTTCAACTTCGGGTCTTGCGAAGATCTTTAGTTCTTGGACAGAAACTTTGTAATCTTCTACTCACGTCCTTCTCAATGAATAAAGATCGGCCAGAAACTCACTGATTTCAAAGTAAGCTTCCTCTTGCCGATGCGTTGAATAATGTATCCCAACATCATACCAACCAAATACGGCGAGACGCGACAGTAGGGTTTGATGTACACCATATTTTGGTTGCCCGCAGTAGCTTGGAGGAATGCAGCAGGTTCCTTTGGGAGAACAGCGTATCCACTGCAAGACAGGAACatattttacagtgtagagtATTCTCTTTCTTCTAAGGCTGTCATAGATCCTAAATCCCCACATCTCCCAATTGcgattgaatttcatttttcgtGGGACAAGAAGCAAACATTCATTATACCCGGGCGTCTACATTTCTAAGATAAAATTGCAATTTCAACAGCAGTATACCGTGCGAACACGTCCTGTAACATTCAATCGACTTTCCTTTTCTATACCTTTGTGTCCATAGAGAGTTGATATTCTACTTTTGTTGGCAGAGCAAAAACATGATTTAAAAGGGCTCTGCAACTAATGCAATGCAAGTGCATATTGACTTGCGTGGATTCATGATACACTCAGAATCATTAACACCTGTATGTGGCCAGATTGGTATCTGTTATACGTCATACGTGTCgcatgtatttcataatttctcactcgttttatttttagcttttaTTGAAACCCCAAGACAATGGAAAAAGAAacacccaaaa containing:
- the LOC140231535 gene encoding nose resistant to fluoxetine protein 6-like — encoded protein: MLILIRVFIYPEMNQGPIWYRTESGRDLCRRYWWTDILYINNFFPPTMSAECVNWTWYLACDMQFYYLSPLLLIPLYRFPKIGLGAIVATCIASFITTAVIVWKNDFRITDGYAVLPKEPAAFLQATAGNQNMVYIKPYCRVSPYLVGMMLGYIIQRIGKRKLTLKSVVVAGGWITAIILYMVVIYGLYNVYRGASTMSLAASVMYITFSRFIFALSVAWIIFACHYGYGGVVNDFLSWRFWTPLSRLTYSTYLLHPVIQQVYAYGSATPIHLSIFNYIIWSAAFISLSYFCTLAMCLLLEFPFINLGKMLKTEVNMVKEVRRNEKRNK